A window of Equus przewalskii isolate Varuska chromosome 6, EquPr2, whole genome shotgun sequence genomic DNA:
TAAGAGccattaatttacatatttatatatttgctaCCAGTCAACTTGTCTCATATATATCCATGtatcttaatatattttacatttaacttttacTTTCAAGTTGTTTACAACAACCTGAAATTTATGTCaaacaatttatttcaaaatagtacTGCCTCTTAGGAATACATGCTAAAAAGACTGAGTCATGAGATTGATGATTCAGAATTTCCAGTATCGAAGAGGAGAGATGACTGTGAGTTGGAATATTTGGAGTAATCCTTTAAGGAGATGTAATGCTTGCCAAGTTTGCTCTCAGTAATTTATAGGCAGAGTTCCACAAAGTAATCAACTTTAGCTTTATCTAGTAGCATACGTGTCTGTATTTTTCCCTAATTCGATGATGAGAAAGAGGATAATGAAAATGATTTGTTGCTagagataaaaaagataacaatATCTTCTCCCTTTGAAGATCTTCATGAATGGCAATTCCACACGGTCTGCAGTATAGAGTAGGTTTTATCGCTTCCCCAAATGAGTAGTCATCTGGTCTCATGTTAGTGATTAAGTAACACACGTTTTCTCCATTCCTTTGAAATTACCCCACAAAAAAGTTTTGCTTTGCTGATATTTGTTAAGttcagaaaagataagaaaagatcTAATAAAGCAGATAAGTGAGACATTTATTCTGCACAGTAAAGCATATCAATTTCTGTAAGTCTAGaattaaaattgtgaaattgGTAGTAAGTTAGAGATATGTAAAAGATAGTGACAAAAGTTTCTCTGAGAATCAAGAAACAGAGTTGTCTGTTGATAGAttagtgagaagagaagagtgaTAATACTTTGGAATAGCTCATGAGTGAACTATTAAGAAGTCTGCAAACATCATTTTAAGGTTAGAGACCAATTGTAACTTCTATGTTGATCAAGTTAACTGCACCAAGTGCATTGATAAATATAAACTATGTGTTTGGGTGACTTCTTTGTAGATATTTCTTGCAAGGTGAATTTTTCTGGACAATTGTAAATATTATCTTTTGTTAGACAGAAAAGATAGGGTCATGTGCTGAACGATTCTGTTATCAGAACTTCCAACATCACACTTGAATTGAAAAACGTGGATTTTATTACCATTCTTGATACTTATAAATCTTTCAACTAATGGCGTACCATAAAAAGTCTTAATGTTCAATTGCCTTATTTTTAACTTCCTTAAATAAATGTATTCCTTCTCACCCCTTGACTAAAGTTTTCTGCATCTAAATCTCATGTTTATTTAATCTAAAGATTTTCACTCCTTCTTCATGGAAAACCACCTCTGAATCCTGCCACGGATCTGTTGGGTCTTCACGCTATAGATGATGGGGTTCATCAAAGGTGGGAATATGATGTAAATGTTGCCCATAAGCACATGGACCACAGGAGATCAGGATATAGAAAACCAGAACAGCACAGATATGGGAGATGCAAGTCTGCAAGGACTTGAGGCGCCCCTCCCGGgatgcaatagccaagacagaaTGCAGGATCAGAATGTAGGACACAAGAATTAACATGGAATCAAACAAAAGAGTACAAATCACCAGAGCCAAGGCATAGAAACTGTTGAAGTGGATGTCAGAACATGCTAGTCTCAGCAGGTCTTGGTGAAggcagaaagagtgagagaggacATGGGAATGGCAGTAGTGGAAAAACTTTAGGCGAATTATGGGAGCAATGATGAACATAAAACTCCTTACAAAAACCCCCAGCCCGATTTTGATGATTCTGGCATGGGTTAGTATGGATGTATACCTAAGAGGATTACAGATCACTGTAAAACGATCAAAAGCCATGGCGAGAAGGACACCAGACTCTGTGAGGGATAGACCATGGATAAAGTAAGTTTGAGCAATGCAGGCATCCAGGCTGACTTCCTGGCTGAGGCCCCACAGAATCCCCAGGACCGTGTGCACTGTGGACAGCTCCATGCACAGGTCAGTGAGGGCCAGCATGGCCAGGAAATAGAACATGGGCTCATGCAGGCTTGGCTCGGTAGGGATCACATGGAGCACCAGGCAGTTCCCTGAGAGTACCACAGAGTAGATACAAGAGAAGGGGATGGAGAGCCAGGGATATTCCTGTTCCAGGCCAGGAAAGCCTGTTAGGAGAAAGTTGGAGGAATTGGTGTCATGAGCAGCAAAAGCAGGCATGATAATTTCAGGTGCTTTCTCTATGAGCCAGAAATTACGTCCACTTGGTAGACAACTTTCACACAAGTTGTTTTCTCATACAGGACCACTTTTGTGGGTTATCACGTAACACAGAATTCTTTacattagattaaaaataatatttactatttttcacattcattatcCAAGTACATTTCCACACTTAAGAATCTTGTTCTAGAGGGGAGAGCCAAGATggcaccgtgagtagtcctctttgtctctcgcccttcgagtctacaattatttggacacttatcgcttgacaaaggatagccagacagcatctcaggacgtctgagacacccacgcgactatacatcggaaggcggatggactttcctccgggaggatgtggaaataggtgaaaactctccgaccccgacgggcagcctagtacccgcaagcggctttcttccaacggacgcccccagaggatccacacacatctagggcaggagcgagaacacaacagaggagcgacggtggaaacaggtgaccagaaccctacctaaaccccccgcaattactcctaaacgcagagggaaactttggagttgcacacctgagcccgcggggagagtctctccccgccattggcggggagacccagcctggtgctcggggcgcccggagggtcccagagagagacacggagggcacggaggtctcccagctgccgttgcccgccccgtgggactagggattgccggagatctcggagaggaccggggctgggggaactttcaaaggccggttcggcgacccggaggggaagcgccggagctcctcctgggcagcagacaaaactctccgTCTgacgttagcagaggggccacgctgagcattcacggctccgggagaggcccggagagaatcccagagggcggggcgacccccagctgccgttgcccaccccgtggggctagggattgccagagatctcggagaggaccggggcgggggaactttcaaaggccggttcggcgacccggaggggaagcgccggagctccgccaggcagcagacaaaactctctgtgtgccgttagcagaggggccacgctgagcattcacggctccgggagaggcccagagagaatcccagagggcggggcgacccccagctgccattgcccaccccgtgaggctagggattgccggagatctcggagaggactggggctggagagagttccagagacccagcttagtagcctagggggaaacgctacaggctcacagcagccttagggaaagcctctgcacagcaccagtagaaggcacccagccaccagccacaaggctggaagaccccagggcaaaagcagcatagctaggtgtactaaccacagactgtagaagatgccaatagctctcctgcgacccatagaggacaagtgagatttggtgggtgccgacagcaacggagcgaaaaatataagtgatcccacccctggccgctggaaaagcccataacaccgttgcagaccccaaggagagagcgcatctaggtgggcaacaacagtaggcacctgcagcctgaagcccccctgtgacggcccccacggcagaggagggaatccaaagggccactgtggctacaaagaggggcccaggcccagttagcaactacggacagggttcctggttggtgaagtataaacagctgctccccccaccgcagcagctgaaacaagtgaaaggagcaactaaactctatctccatgaggaggcacaaatcaacatcatcaagcaatatgaaaaaatacattaaatctccagaacagaaagaaagtaacaaatacacagaaaacaatcccaaagaaaatgagatatataacctaaatgatgatgacttcaaaacagccatcattaggattctcaatgagttaagagagaattctgaccgacaactcaacgagttcaggagctatgtcacaaaagagtttgatacgataaagaagaacgaaacagaaatattggaaatgaagaacacaatagaggagattaagaaaaatctagatgctctgaacagtagggccgataatatggagcaaagaattagcaatttggaagatggcaatatagaattgttgcaggcagaggaggagagagaagcaagacttaaaagaaatgaagaaactctccgagaattatcagacacaattaggagatgcaacgtaaggattataggtataccagagggagaagagaaggagaaaggggcagaaaacctattcaaagaaataatggctgagaacttcccaaatctggtgagggagatggatcttcaggtgacagaagccaatagatctccaaactttatcaatgcaagaagaccaactccacggcatatagtagtgaagctagcaaaagtcaacgacaaggagaaaatattaaggacagccaggcaaaagaaactaacctacaaaggaacccccatcaggctatcagcagatttctcagcagaaactttacaggctagaagagagtggaatgatatattcaaaaatctgaaggacaaaaatctacagccgagaattctctacccagcgaaaatatccttcaaatacgatggagaaataaaaactttcccagataaacaaaaattaagggagttcattgccacaaaacctcctcttcaggaaatcctcaggaaaaccctcattcctgaaaaatccaaaaaaggaaaggggctacaaaaccaagagcagaggagataagtagaaggacaacaacagagagtagcagctcttcatcagaacagattaaaccatgggacgagaaacaaaggaaactgaagaaaaccagaaaacaagacacaaaatggtagtggtaggcccccacgtctcaataatcactctaaatgtaaatggattgaactccccaatcaaaagacacagagtggcaggatggatcaaagaacaagatcccacaatatgctgcctccaggaaacacacctcagcaccaaagacaaacacagactcagagtgaagggatggagaacaatactccaagctaataatgaacaaaagaaagcaggtgtcgctatactaatatcagacaaggtagatttcaaaacaaaacagataaagaaagataaagagggacagtatataatgataaaagggactctccaccaagaagacataacacttataaatatatacgcacccaacacaggagcaccaaaatttgtaaagcaactcttaatagaactaaaagaagacatgaacaacaatacaataatagtaggggacctcaacacaccattaacaccaatggacagaacatccagacagaaaatcaacaaggaaataatagaattaaatgaaaaattagaccagatggacttaatagatatatatagaacacttcatccaaaaacagcaggttacacattcttctcaagtgcacatggaacattctcaaggattgaccatattttgggaaccaaagcaaacatcaataaatacaagagagttgaaataatatcaagcatcttttctgatcataacactattaaactagaaatcaactacaagaaaaaagcagagaaaggtgcaaaaatgtggagactaaacaacacgcttctcaacaaacaatggatcattgaagaaattaaagaagaaatcaaatattatctggagacaaatgaaaatgagaacacgacataccaaatcatttgggatgcagcaaaagcagtcctaagagggaaattcatcgcaatacaggctcacctcactaaacaagaaaaagctcacgtaaacaacctcaaacgacacctaacagaactagaaaaagaagaacaaacaaagcccagagtcagtagaaggagggaaataataaaaataagagcagaaataaacgatattgaaacaaaaaaaacaatagaaaggatcaatgaaacaaagagttggttcttcgaaagaattaacaaaattgacaaacccctagccagactcaccaagaaaagaagagagaaatcgcaaattaataaaatcaggaatgacagaggagaaatcacaacagataccaatgaaatacaagagatcataagagaatactatgaaaaactatatgccaacaaattgaacaacctggaagaaatggacaaattcctagactcctacaatctccccaaactgaatcaggaagaaatggagaatctgaatagaccaatcacaagtaaggaaatagaaacggtaatcaaaaacctccccaaaaacaagagtccaggaccagacggcttctctggagaattctaccaaacattcaaagaagacttaatacctattctcctcaaactgttccagaaaattgagaaagatggagaactccctaacacattctatgaagccaacatcactctgatccccaaacctgacaaggacaacacaaagaaggagaactacaggccgatatcactgatgaacatagatgcaaaaatcctcaacaaaattttggcaaaccgattacagcaatacatcaaaaagattatacaccatgatcaagtgggatatataccagggacacagggatggttcaacatccgcaagtcaatcaacgtgatacactacatcaacaaaatgaaaaacaaaaaccacatgatcatctcaatagatgcagagaaagcattcgacaagatccaacacccatttatgataaaaaccctcagtaaaatgggtatagaaggaaagtacctcaacataataaaggccatatatgatagacccacagccaacatcatactcaatggacaaaagctgaaagccatccctctgaggacaggaacaagacaagggtgcccactttcaccactcctattcaacatagtactggaggtgctggccagagcaattcggcaggaaaaagaaataaaaggaatccaaataggtaacgaagaagtaaaactctcgttgtttgcagacgacatgatcttatacatagaaaaccccaaagaatccacagaaaaactattagaaataatcaacaactacagcaaagtagcagggtataaaattaacgtgcataaatcagtagcatttctatacactaacaataaactaacagaaaaagaactcaagaactctatcccattcacaatcgcaacaaaaagaataaaataccttgggataaacttaaccaaggaagtgaaggatctatacaatgaaaactacaagactttcttgaaagaaataggcgatgacataaagagatggaaaaacattccttgtacatggattggaagaataaacatagttaaaatgtccatactacctaaagcaatatacagattcaatgctatcccaatcagaatcccaagaacattcttcacagaaattgaacaaacaatcctaaaattcatatgggggaacaaaagaccgcgaattgctaaagcaatcctgagcaagaaaaacaaagctggcggaatcacaatccccggtttcaaaacatactacaaagctacagtgatcaaaacagcatggtactggtacaaaaacaggtccccagatcaatggaacagaattgaaagcccagagataaaaccacacatctatggacagctaatcttcgacaaaggatcagagggcctacaatggagaaaagaaagtctcttcaacaaatggtgctgggaaaactggacagccacatgcaaaagattgaaaattgaccattctttttcaccacacaccaaaataaactcaaaatggatcaaagacctaaagattaggcctgagacaataagtcttttggaagagaatataggcagtacactctttgacatcagtttcaaaagaatcttttcggacactgtaactcctcagttgagggaaacaatagaaagaataaacaaatgggacttcatcagactaaagagcttcttcaaggcaagggaaaacagaattgaaacaaaaaaacagctcactaattgggaaaaaatatttacaagccacttatccgacaaagggttaatctccataatatacaaagaactcacactgcttaacaacaaaaaaacaaacaacccgatcaaaaaatgggcagaggacatgaacagacaattctcaaaagaagatatgaatatggccaatagacacatgaaaagatgttcatcatcgctaatcatcagggaaatgcaaatcaaaactacactaagatatcaccttacccccgttagattggcaaaaacatccaaaaccaagaacgacaaatgttggagaggttgtggagaaagaggaaccctcatacactgttggtgggaatgcaaactggtacagcctctatggaaaacagtatggagatttctcaaaaagttaaaaatagaaataccctatgacccagccatcccattactgggtatctatcctaagaacctgataacagatatctcaagagtccgttgcacccctatgttcatcgcagcattatttacaatagccaagacgtggaaccagcctacatgcccagaaactgatgactggataaagaagatgtggtatatatacacaatggaatactactcagccataaaaaaagacgaaattggcccattcacaacaacgtggatggacctcgagggcattatgttaagcgaaataagtcagtcagagaaagacaatctctatatgactccactcataggtggaaattagtatattgagaaggagatctgatcggtggttaccagggaaaagggggggtggggggagggtacgaagggggaagtggtgtacccacaacatgactaacaaaaatgtacaactgaaatctcacaagcttgtaatctatcataacattaataaaaaaaaataaaaataaataaaaataaaaagaatcttgTTCTATTTCTACCTAGTAAAACATCGAAAGTAGAGAAAGGTACAAGTGATCTaaatagattttctgttttctccagtaATTAAAGATTATGATAGGATTTGATTCCCAAATTGTATATTAATCTTTCAAAGTCAATGCAAAAAGTAGTTACCCTTCACCTTCAGAGGACCTTTCATGCATCCTGTGATGCAGTCTGGCTCTTCAATCCAGCAATCCCTGCTCAAATCTCAACTCAACTGCAAAAACTCAAAGATACGTTTGTTTCTCTGCTCCCAAGAAAGTAAATTGTACCTTTTTAAGTTCTTGCTTTAAGAGAGAGCTAGAGGGCTGTAATTTACAATATCGGGAAGCTGGCCCAAGGGTATAAATTAACCTCATGTCACCAGGGAtattctgttcatatttttaaaagaatgatgaaaGCAACTGTTATCTCATTGGAATCTGGGATTTTCCATGTGCAGTGCACTTGTTTTATTTAACGCACACATAGTCCATTTGATGTTCTGGACTGTtgaagcactgttctaggcatttgaaaaatatttggtaatttaAGCAACTTCAAGAAATGGGTGCTATTACGAGCCTTGCTTTCCAGATGAGTAAACCGACTTCAACAGAGGTGAAGTAGCTTGCTAACATCATCCAGCGAGTAAATGGTGAAGATTTGAACCCAGCCAGTCTGACTCCAGTgctcatgctcttaaccactcagctCTGTCTTAAATTTCATCTTCACTGGGACTCCCTCAGCACACATTTATCCTCACGTGTGAACTGAAGTAaactttcctttgatttttccaATATTCATTTGGAAgtgatgttttcctttcctgcacATCAAACACATTCTATCACTTGTATGTCAGGTATAACAGTTGCGGATATTGGAATGTTGTTAAAGAACCCCTATAGATTAAAGAACTCCATAAACAGATTAAGTTCACTTTCTACAGAGAACTTTTGCTAGATTTGTATGTCTTATTCTACCTACCAGAACTGATATTTTTCCAACCATGAAAAAGATTAGAATAACGTTTTCCCTGCTTGATTATTATCTAGACTTATATCACCCCAAAATCTATCCATACCACCGAAGGCACTGAATATAATCTTGTTCGGAAAAAAATTACCTGTGCACATTCATAGCTCAAATTCAATTATAATCTCTCAGCCCCCTTATCCTATGCTCATTAAAACACTAAATAAACATTAACAAGTATAATTATACATCATCACTTTTATTATCATTAAaggataatataatttttataaaatatcagaTTCAAAATTTTgctgttggggctggcctcgtggccgagtggttaagtttccgcgctctctgctgcaggcggcccagtgtttcgttggttcgaatcctgagcacagacatagcactgctcctcaaaccacgctgaggcagcgtcccacatgccacaactagagggacccacaatgaagaatatacaactatgtactggggagcttgagggagaaaaaagaaaaaataaaatcttaaaaaaaaattttgctgttaacaaagtttagaatttttgctGGACAACATTCTTTTCAGAATATAAGGATAAGAATGATAATAGTCAtaagaaaatagcatttatacttcattaaattataaattccaCTGTCTACTAAGTTTGCATTGTATAACACTTCATATTTAATAAAAGGTTACCCCAATGTTTAGTGGCCAGTACGATTAGGAAATACCATAAATCAATCCAAGTATGaatttattttagatataaatgagtaaaaaaataGCAATTGATTTTTACAATTTGTagtatttctaataataaaaacagatgttattgatttctttttctttactagGAAAAATTCTAAGCACTTAAATACATGAActaattttattatgaaacttGTAAGAGATCATTTTTATCCCATATTACCAATGAGAAATCTGAAGTACGGAAAAGTTGAGCAACTTGCTCAGGTCAAACAGCCAGGCAGCGGATGACCGGGTTAGAGGAAAGACTTGGGAAGGCTTTCAGAGGACGTTCCCTTTAAATGGCCTCCCTGTCTCATTTCCCAACTATTCCCAGCTTTTATCTCCATTTCAACTCCTTTCAAATTTTTAAcgtaaatataataaatatcaaataatctATCTCAGATTATTTTACACTAAAGTATAATAGTATATAAATGATGCATTTTATACAAGCCCGTGTGAATCTATATGtaagtaaatacaatttttattaccttttgtgatttaatatttaaaattgttcacTATTTCAATATTAGCCATGATacctatgtttttaatttaatgttttcctATAGCTTCTTTTGatataagaatgagaaaataatattttgtaaaatattctgAAACTCTTAATGATAACAAAAGAGATGATATTTAGTAGCTATAATAGCTAACATTATTTGGGATTTTCAAATGAGTGGGATAGAAAAATGACGATTACAATTAAATTTGAGATTTAAATGTATGCTAGGGCCATTTTTGCTAAACTAAATATATTAAACTACAGAATTGAATAATAGAATATcactaatttaataatttataaatattaataaattctaatattttgaaGGACCTTTATGAGGCAGGCAGCTCATATTTGTGTGGTCAGAAATTCATCACAATGTGTAAATTACTTATTACTgtccttattttatagaagaaaccAATACTCTGAAAATATAATAGAcgttaaaaataatatgattttataGAAGAGATCTCTAATTCATACTCAGTTTTATCTGAAGTAAAGTATATATGCTTTCCCTTTTGCTACTCTGTAAATTATCTTTAAACAACTTAATTTTTCCCCCTATTAATTCATTCTTAATGGAAAAAAACGTTCAAggtaataaaatcagaaaataattgcATCTATTCATCTTCCTATTTGTCTcctccattt
This region includes:
- the LOC103554170 gene encoding LOW QUALITY PROTEIN: olfactory receptor 51V1-like (The sequence of the model RefSeq protein was modified relative to this genomic sequence to represent the inferred CDS: inserted 2 bases in 1 codon) — protein: MPAFAAHDTNSSNFLLTGFPGLEQEYPWLSIPFSCIYSVVLSGNCLVLHVIPTEPSLHEPMFYFLAMLALTDLCMELSTVHTVLGILWGLSQEVSLDACIAQTYFIHGLSLTESGVLLAMAFDRFTVICNPLRYTSILTHARIIKIGLGVFVRSFMFIIAPIIRLKFFHYCHSHVLSHSFCLHQDLLRLACSDIHFNSFYALALVICTLLFDSMLILVSYILILHSVLAIASREGRLKSLQTCISHICAVLVFYILXSPVVHVLMGNIYIIFPPLMNPIIYSVKTQQIRGRIQRWFSMKKE